The Mercurialis annua linkage group LG8, ddMerAnnu1.2, whole genome shotgun sequence genome window below encodes:
- the LOC126659459 gene encoding uncharacterized protein LOC126659459: MATHRKMDSEDQETILFHSYPPCPYYVQSPSTVSHANSSDLKTQINTLESTFHSPSRSDTAILLNKNPEASRFTLSHYSSSRGSNNSFLTEKKINGDHENGVNRLIIIDGHGNGKGDEDDDEYYYARENGLWWRFCSFKRSSSCGWIFLQLSWRLLVSLGVALLVFYIATKPPPPHMSIKMAGMREFGLGEGIDGTGVTTNILTCNFSINLLIDNKSKLFGLHIHPPLLQLFFNRLPLAMSRGSKLYGESQSRTLFQLNVGTRNKPLYGAGRNMEDMLESGNGLPILIRVKLSSHYRVLSNFIRPEFHHQAQCLVVLDSKFDKKHPTQAFNSTCTFS, encoded by the exons ATGGCCACACATAGAAAAATGGACAGTGAAGATCAAGAAACTATACTGTTCCACTCATACCCTCCATGTCCATACTACGTTCAAAGTCCATCAACCGTCTCCCATGCAAATAGTTCCGACCTAAAAACCCAAATCAACACTCTCGAATCCACATTTCATTCTCCGTCAAGATCCGACACCGCGATTCTCCTGAACAAGAACCCGGAGGCCTCGAGGTTCACTCTCTCCCATTACTCGTCCTCTCGCGGCTCGAACAACTCGTTCTTGACCGAGAAAAAGATTAATGGTGATCACGAGAATGGCGTTAACCGTTTGATCATCATCGATGGGCACGGAAATGGTAAAGGGGACGAGGACGATGATGAGTATTATTATGCGAGGGAAAATGGGTTATGGTGGAGATTTTGCTCGTTTAAGCGAAGTTCTTCTTGtggttggatttttttgcaacTGAGTTGGAGATTGCTAGTGAGTTTGGGAGTTGCATTGCTTGTTTTCTATATTGCTACTAAGCCTCCCCCTCCTCATATGTCCATCAAG ATGGCAGGAATGAGAGAATTTGGATTGGGCGAAGGAATAGACGGGACTGGCGTTACCACCAACATCTTAACATGCAATTTCTCTATCAATCTTCTCATTGACAACAAATCTAAGCTCTTTGGCCTTCACATTCACCCTCCTCTTCTTCAACTCTTCTTCAATCGTCTCCCTTTGGCTATGTCAAGA GGTTCCAAATTATATGGTGAGAGTCAAAGTAGAACATTATTCCAATTGAATGTGGGAACCAGAAATAAACCATTGTATGGAGCAGGACGAAACATGGAGGACATGCTTGAATCAGGAAACGGTTTACCCATTTTAATTCGGGTCAAATTAAGCTCTCATTATCGGGTCCTTTCAAATTTCATCAGACCCGAATTCCATCACCAAGCACAATGTTTGGTAGTCTTAGACAGTAAATTTGATAAGAAACATCCAACTCAAGCTTTCAACAGCACCTGCACCTTCTCTTGA